The Candidatus Peribacteria bacterium region TCTGGAGCCAACCAAATGGTTGGTCGCGCATCAAAGATGCATATGACAGAGAGGGTTTTGTGATGACGCGGTTCCTTGCGATACAAGAGTGATTTTGGCTTCGAACAAGCACATGTATACTGTCTCCATATGCAAATCGATCTGACCCCCTCTCAATGTGAAGATATTCTGGAGCGGAACCATTACGGACACCTTGGCTGTGTCGACAATGGTCAGCCCTATGTTCTTCCTATTACCTATGTCTATGACAGCGGCACCTTCTATGCCTTCTCGCTCACAGGACGCAAAATCGACATTATGAGGAAGCATCCTTCCATCTGTATTCAGGTGGAGCGCATTGTCAGTGAGCGCGAATGGGAGAGTGTGCTCTGTTTTGGAGAATATGAAGAGGTAACCGATCCAGGCGAAGCAAAGCAAATACGCTTACGACTCGCAGAGCTCCATGGAGATGCTCTCTGGAATGGAGTAGAACCGCCTGTCATGCCGGCAGTGGTGCAAAGCGGGCAAAGGAACATTGAAG contains the following coding sequences:
- a CDS encoding pyridoxamine 5'-phosphate oxidase family protein, giving the protein MQIDLTPSQCEDILERNHYGHLGCVDNGQPYVLPITYVYDSGTFYAFSLTGRKIDIMRKHPSICIQVERIVSEREWESVLCFGEYEEVTDPGEAKQIRLRLAELHGDALWNGVEPPVMPAVVQSGQRNIEESITYRMKPVHMTGRAEKA